In a single window of the Thermovenabulum gondwanense genome:
- a CDS encoding secondary thiamine-phosphate synthase enzyme YjbQ produces the protein MKIINLVTTARTQIVDITSEIKKAVSESGVMDGLCFVFIPHTTAGVTINENADEDVKIDIINTLNKLIPQRGDYRHAEGNSDAHLKASLIGSSVMLAIEKGELVLGTWQGIFFCEFDGPRQRKVFVKCVNSE, from the coding sequence ATGAAAATAATAAATCTCGTAACTACTGCAAGGACCCAAATTGTGGATATAACCTCAGAGATAAAAAAAGCCGTATCGGAATCCGGGGTAATGGACGGGCTTTGCTTTGTTTTCATACCTCATACCACTGCGGGAGTAACGATAAACGAAAATGCCGACGAAGATGTAAAAATCGATATTATTAATACCCTGAATAAGTTAATACCTCAAAGAGGAGACTACAGGCACGCGGAAGGAAACTCGGATGCTCATTTAAAAGCATCGCTCATTGGGAGTTCCGTGATGCTTGCGATAGAAAAGGGCGAACTTGTTTTGGGAACCTGGCAGGGGATATTTTTCTGCGAATTTGATGGACCAAGGCAAAGGAAGGTTTTTGTTAAGTGCGTGAATTCAGAATAA